The Paenibacillus sp. G2S3 region GCGTAATATCCTTGCGCTTTCCCATTCCTACCGCTAACACATCGGACTCTTCCTCAGAGCGAGCATGTAGCCAAGTTACACTACTGCTCTGTTTGTGGGCCGCTCCCAGCTTAAAAGGAAAAGACTCCTCGTCATAAGCTAAATAGATAATAGTATCCGCTACATTAGCGGAATCGAATAAGATATTCATCGCTGTCCCTTCTTTTCCGTAAAGTTATCTCACAATTTCCATTATCGCTCTAATTTCAGCATTTCTTCATCAAATAAATGACACGCAACCTCATGACCTGGTTCGACTTCTCGGAAGATCGGTACATGCTGCTTACAGATTTCCATACAGGAAGGACATCTTGTATGAAAACGGCAACCCGTCGGTGGATCAACCGGACTTGGAAGATCCCCCTTCAGAATAATGCGCTCCTTCTTTAAGGTAGGATCGGGTACAGGTACTGAAGATAGCAACGCTTGTGTGTATGGATGCATTGGACGATCATACAAAGTATCTTTATCCGCCGCCTCTACGAGGGAACCAAGATACATAACTCCGATTCGATCGCTAATATGCTCAACCACACTTAGATCATGTGAAATGAATAAATACGTCAGGCCATATTCTTCCTGCAGATCCTGCAACAGATTCAGCACTTGAGACTGAATCGATACATCCAGTGCTGATACAGGCTCATCCGCCACGATTAAGCTGGGACGAACAGACAATGCTCGGGCGATTCCAATCCGTTGTCGCTGTCCACCACTGAACTCAAAAGCGTAGCGCTCGGCATGGAAACTATTCAATCCCACTGTCTCTAGTAACTCGCATGCTAGTTTATCCCGCTCTTTGGACGATAGCTTTGTATGAATGAGCAGAGGTTCAGCCACAAGATCCTTTACCTTCATCCGTGGATTAAGCGAAGCATAGGGGTCTTGGAACACCATCTGCATATCTTTACGAATAGGCCGCATTTGATTATCTGAGATATGGCTAATATTTTGGCCCTTAAACCACACTTCACCGTCATTTGGTTCCAGCAAGCGAGTCACTAATCTCCCCGTAGTAGATTTACCACAGCCACTCTCACCCACAAGGCTGAACGTTTCTCCCTTACGTATAGCGAATGAGATCCCATCAACTGCGTGCAAATATCTAGTAGTTCCGAAAAAGCCC contains the following coding sequences:
- a CDS encoding dipeptide ABC transporter ATP-binding protein encodes the protein METPLIEVKSLKKFFSVKKGFFGTTRYLHAVDGISFAIRKGETFSLVGESGCGKSTTGRLVTRLLEPNDGEVWFKGQNISHISDNQMRPIRKDMQMVFQDPYASLNPRMKVKDLVAEPLLIHTKLSSKERDKLACELLETVGLNSFHAERYAFEFSGGQRQRIGIARALSVRPSLIVADEPVSALDVSIQSQVLNLLQDLQEEYGLTYLFISHDLSVVEHISDRIGVMYLGSLVEAADKDTLYDRPMHPYTQALLSSVPVPDPTLKKERIILKGDLPSPVDPPTGCRFHTRCPSCMEICKQHVPIFREVEPGHEVACHLFDEEMLKLER